From one Nycticebus coucang isolate mNycCou1 chromosome 14, mNycCou1.pri, whole genome shotgun sequence genomic stretch:
- the CCDC34 gene encoding coiled-coil domain-containing protein 34 isoform X2 has product MLAAGQWGASPSTYTLYSADGRPGSRPSLSSFSVLVMGAQGEGLEVRCPPSPPVSCSNSTMSLLSPLGHQSFPFDEDDGGGENEEEADEDASDSEVKVASSRRVQLQGRASTEVESEDNREQKQSLPENSLTPWEVWFVGKEKEERGRLQQKALEKRKEREQKMNKEMEEKAAKKLEKEHLQEKAKEKYQEWLKKKNAEECEKKKKEKEKEKQRQAELQEKKEIAEKKFKEWLENAKNKPRPAAKSYGYANGKLTGFYSGNSYPEPAFYNPIPWKPVHMPPPKEAKDLSGKKSKRPVISQPHKSSSLVIRKARSNLCLGTLCKIQR; this is encoded by the exons ATGTTGGCGGCCGGGCAGTGGGGGGCTTCTCCCTCTACCTACACCCTTTACTCCGCGGATGGCAGACCCGGGTCTCGGCCCTCATTGAGCTCTTTTTCTGTCCTCGTGATGGGCGCCCAGGGAGAAGGGCTGGAGGTGAGGTGCCCACCGTCGCCGCCAGTCAGCTGCAGCAATTCCACCATGTCGCTGTTGTCTCCCCTTGGCCACCAGAGCTTCCCGTTTGACGAGGACGACGGTGGCGGGGAGAATGAGGAAGAGGCAGACGAAGATGCGTCTGACTCAGAGGTCAAGGTGGCAAGCTCGAGAAGAGTGCAGTTACAGGGGCGCGCCAG CACTGAAGTTGAATCCGAAGATAACCGAGAACAGAAACAGAGCCTACCAGAAAACAGCTTGACACCATGGGAAGTGTGGTTTGttggcaaagaaaaagaagaacgtGGCCGGTTGCAACAGAAAGCTCTAGAG aaaagaaaagaaagagaacaaaaaatgaataaggaaatggaggaaaaagcagcaaagaaattagagaaagaacatttgcaagaaaaagcaaaagaaaaatatcaagaatggttaaagaaaaaaaatgccgaAGAAtgtgagaagaagaagaaagaaaag gaaaaagaaaaacaacggCAAGCTGAattacaggaaaaaaaggaaatagcagaaaaaaaatttaaggaatggttggaaaatgcaaaaaataaaccTCGTCCAGCTGCAAAGAGCTATGGTTATGCCAATGGAAAACTTACAG gtTTTTACAGTGGAAATTCTTATCCAGAACCAGCCTTTTATAATCCAATTCCATGGAAACCTGTTCATATGCCCCCTCCCAAAGAAGCTAAGGATCTATCAGGAAAGAAGAGTAAAAGGCCTGTGATAAGTCAACCACACAAATCATCATCTCTGGTAATTCGTAAAGCCAGAAGCAATCTTTGCCTTGGAACTCTGTGCAAAATACAAAGATAG
- the CCDC34 gene encoding coiled-coil domain-containing protein 34 isoform X1, protein MLAAGQWGASPSTYTLYSADGRPGSRPSLSSFSVLVMGAQGEGLEVRCPPSPPVSCSNSTMSLLSPLGHQSFPFDEDDGGGENEEEADEDASDSEVKVASSRRVQLQGRASTEVESEDNREQKQSLPENSLTPWEVWFVGKEKEERGRLQQKALEELNQQLEKRKEMEEREKRKVIAEEKHKEWVQKKNEQKRKEREQKMNKEMEEKAAKKLEKEHLQEKAKEKYQEWLKKKNAEECEKKKKEKEKEKQRQAELQEKKEIAEKKFKEWLENAKNKPRPAAKSYGYANGKLTGFYSGNSYPEPAFYNPIPWKPVHMPPPKEAKDLSGKKSKRPVISQPHKSSSLVIRKARSNLCLGTLCKIQR, encoded by the exons ATGTTGGCGGCCGGGCAGTGGGGGGCTTCTCCCTCTACCTACACCCTTTACTCCGCGGATGGCAGACCCGGGTCTCGGCCCTCATTGAGCTCTTTTTCTGTCCTCGTGATGGGCGCCCAGGGAGAAGGGCTGGAGGTGAGGTGCCCACCGTCGCCGCCAGTCAGCTGCAGCAATTCCACCATGTCGCTGTTGTCTCCCCTTGGCCACCAGAGCTTCCCGTTTGACGAGGACGACGGTGGCGGGGAGAATGAGGAAGAGGCAGACGAAGATGCGTCTGACTCAGAGGTCAAGGTGGCAAGCTCGAGAAGAGTGCAGTTACAGGGGCGCGCCAG CACTGAAGTTGAATCCGAAGATAACCGAGAACAGAAACAGAGCCTACCAGAAAACAGCTTGACACCATGGGAAGTGTGGTTTGttggcaaagaaaaagaagaacgtGGCCGGTTGCAACAGAAAGCTCTAGAG GAATTAAATCAAcaactagagaaaagaaaagaaatggaagagcgtgaaaaaagaaaggtaattgCTGAAGAAAAGCATAAGGAATGGGTTCAGAAAAAGAATGAGCAG aaaagaaaagaaagagaacaaaaaatgaataaggaaatggaggaaaaagcagcaaagaaattagagaaagaacatttgcaagaaaaagcaaaagaaaaatatcaagaatggttaaagaaaaaaaatgccgaAGAAtgtgagaagaagaagaaagaaaag gaaaaagaaaaacaacggCAAGCTGAattacaggaaaaaaaggaaatagcagaaaaaaaatttaaggaatggttggaaaatgcaaaaaataaaccTCGTCCAGCTGCAAAGAGCTATGGTTATGCCAATGGAAAACTTACAG gtTTTTACAGTGGAAATTCTTATCCAGAACCAGCCTTTTATAATCCAATTCCATGGAAACCTGTTCATATGCCCCCTCCCAAAGAAGCTAAGGATCTATCAGGAAAGAAGAGTAAAAGGCCTGTGATAAGTCAACCACACAAATCATCATCTCTGGTAATTCGTAAAGCCAGAAGCAATCTTTGCCTTGGAACTCTGTGCAAAATACAAAGATAG